The Anas platyrhynchos isolate ZD024472 breed Pekin duck chromosome 1, IASCAAS_PekinDuck_T2T, whole genome shotgun sequence genomic sequence ATCTTGTTGGAGGTAGTTTATTCCTAGTGACTGTCtcattgaggggaaaaaaaatgggcaaTGTCTATTTGTGCAACTGAATCAAAACTCCATTTACTATAGGGgggtaaatattttttctctcctttttaaaGGATCCATTCCCGAAGAGGATGGTGGAAAGCTGTATAATACATGTACTGTCTTTGGACCTGATGGTGCTATGTTGGCAAAGCATAGGAAGGTAAGATGGTACAATATTGTTATTAGAAGGTTTCTCATCTATGTGGCTAGTGTTCAGCAGTGCTACCCAAAAATGGTATTGCCCCATCAGGATTTTTCCTCAGGTTCCCAAAGGAGTTAGTCTCTCAGTTATCGTAAAGACTGCTCTTTACGTACTTTTTGTGCTATATGTATAACAGTGCAGACAATTGAAGTCCAAGTTCCACAGTTAAGCTGTGTCTGCTGTTTGTGGTAGGTAGGTGCTTACTGTCATCTTCCACCTGCACATTGCTTGTCCCTTGAGAAACTACCTGTTTTCATAACTATGTAGTTCCTGCTACTGTGGCTTTGTGTACAGGCATCATTCCTTAGGTGAACAACAGCTTGCTTGtttcaaggaaaaacaaaaaagagaatgCAAGGTTACTTGGAACAAATGAGATGGTGCAAAATAGATCTGGGATGcagttattctttttttttttttttttttttccttttaactgaTTGTTCATTTAGCTACACTGTTAGATCACTTTCTGAAATACTGCATTGTCTTCAGTCTGTCATAACCACACCAGCCCATAAGCCCTGGAGTTGTTTGCAGAACGAGTGCAGGCTTGTACTGCATATATATGAACTAACAGTAATACAGAAGCATCTTGAAGTCATGTGAACTTCGTGACTTGTTGAAGGTATTTCCTGGAGAAATTTTGCAGGAATGGAACTCAAAGCTTGCAGAGGAAAATACCACTTGCTTTACCATACTGCACTTATGATCATGACAAATTTACGTTATATACATAGAGTACATTATATATGTACCCTTTCTTTAGCAAAATTATTCATTAAATCAAGATAGATAGTTATTTTACACGGATCCTTTTCTTGAAGAAGATGTAGAGCCTTACTGCAACTTTATTGTCCTATTTTTAGCTATTTTTACTAACTATTACTGCATGGGACAAGGATTGGACATTCTATTTAGTAAACAATGTAAACATTTGATATGTGCATCACTTAGGTCAAGGCTTATATGTGTTGTTTAAAATGCCTAGTATtcatcttctttattttttctccaaataactGTAGACGTGCAAATTTCTGTAAAGAACAAAACTGCTTTAAATTGTCTTCAGAAGATCTCTTCATCTTAAGCAATGTTTATTTGGGAGCCTGACGAAAGAGTAGTCCAGATTATCGTGACTAGTATACATCTGACTAGTAGGAAAAGTCTCAAGCATCAAGCagataaattattaataattcttAATAATCTTATAATTACAGATTCATTTGTTTGACATTGATATTCCTGGGAAGATACAGTTCAAAGAGTCTGAAACACTGAGTCCAGGAAATAGTTTCTCCATGTTTGATACCCGTGAGTATAAGACAAGCCTTCTCTTTAGGAGCACTGCCACAGTAACGCTACAGACATTCTGGAGCTCCCTTCCCTACCATTTCTCCCCAGCAATGGATTTTTAGACTGTCAGGTTTAAATTAGGCATTTGACAATGATGGCAAATGTATTTTAGGTGTGTTCCAAGCATGGGGGTCACTTCAGaaacttttttaaaaggtaACGTGATTGAAAAAGGACAGAGAAGTAGAAAGGGATAAAGCATACATCATGGCACTTCCCGTAACAAACAGTGCTCCTATTGAATTGTAAAAGAGaagttactgtatttttaatcGCAGTTTTTAAAACAGTGCTTATAAAAACATGTCTTGGAAAACAATCCATGTAGCAAATGGCTACACTGGCAGTTGTTTCATATGAAGATGGTATAATAATGGAGACAAATAACTGCAAATTCCATTCCAGTATTCTTGAATcaaccaaaacagatttttttttttttttaaaaaaaagacagctacCACCACCCTATTTTCAAAAATGAGTACGACCTGTTAACTGAGCTCTCCTAAGAGTCTCAACTCCCATGGTGACTTTCTCCTCCTTGTGATGTGAATGCTGCAAGAAAATATGTATCTGTAATTTCATTAGTCCACAAAGCACAGTGAGTAATTTTATCACTGAAAAATATGCATCTAAATCAGAGAGGAATATGTTACACAAAAACCTGCTATAGTGTGATGTTGTGGAAATGGCTGTTTTTAAAGGGTAGATGAGACTACTTCTCACAGTCATCCTCTCATCACGAAGAATGAATTCTCCCCCCGCCAACAGACAGAGTTTGCTGCAGATACacatttaaagaaacatttaaatatcGCTCCCCTTGTTACTCTGAGACATGTAAACTAGCAGCTGGCAGGATGTCTTGTGATAGCTTTTGTGTACTCATGACAGCAATATGACTGTTGTCTCTTGTGTTTTGAGAACAGCATACTGTAAAGTGGGCCTGGGCATCTGCTATGACATCAGGTTTGCTGAGCTGGCTCAAATCTATGGACAGAACGGTAAGGCTGAGTCACCTAATGAAGTGGAACACACTTAGCCCTAAGGCCTGAATTTTGTGGGGCTGCTTCAGGGTGATGGTACTGGGCACTCTCTAAGTGTTATCAGGCACTCTTATCTTTGCCTATTAACATAAAATGTACCTTGTAGCCCGGACTTTGTTATTCATAAACAGAACAGATACTCATTTGTAAAGTAACAGTAATTCCCTGCTACACATCCACtgatataataatattataatgaTATAATACATAATGGAATTGTAATATGGCCCCATACGTGGTGATGTGTCATAGGGCTTTGCTGGCATAGTCATCGGTGTCACACATGAATGGGCTCTACTTGTCCTTCTATTAAGAacagaagtcaggaaaaaaaaaagcgtatCATGAGCTTCAAAGTAGAGTCACTAGAGTAAATCATCTTCCCTTTAATGATGgtttgtaattttcttttaacaaaggTTGCCAGCTGCTGATATATCCAGGGGCTTTTAATCTGACAACAGGACCGGCTCACTGGGAATTGCTACAAAGGGGACGGTAAGAACAAAGTAACTGAGGGGGATTTTAGTATGTGGAACCAAATAGTTCTTGTATTCTACATCACGCCATACAGCAGAAGTTCTGCTGCAGGACCGCTCTGCTTTCAGAACTGTGCCATTCTTTGGGTCTTGCATGGGTCACCAAAATGATTTTGCTGTTAAGGAGAAAAGGCAGGAGCTGCTTATCCTTCACTCCTACCAGCCCGTCTGCAGTTAAGCTCTTACATGGCCCTTTTCCCCACAACTCTGAGCACCATTCACAAACTTCTGCACAGAACAGGCAGTAGACAGCAATAACCATGTCACAACTGCCTTAATTACAGACAGAAATAGATGCTTTGACTCATGATTATGCAGTATTACTTATTCATTTGGTCAGCTTCAATCAACTTTATGGCACACTGAATGAACATGTAATTCATTCTGTCTACTAACTCTGGGGCAGTTGGGTAGAGACTTCTCTTTCTAGGCttgttttctgtaacttttGTGTCATTTACAATTTTGAGAAGTCTTTAGGAGACTGTACTGTTTGTTCTTCAGAGTGAATTCAGAGTCTTCTGCTTAGTTAATTGGTGGTATTAAAAAGAAGACCTACTCATTTTCTTGCCCTATCTTTCTGTGAATACAGAGCTGTCGATAATCAAGTCTACGTAGCTACTATATCTCCAGCTAGAGATGAAAAAGCATCCTATGTTGCCTGGGGACACAGCACTGTAGTAAATCCATGGtgagttcagaaaaaaacaccGTAGTTGAATGTTTTACTTGACGGTCTCATTCAGCCCCACATATTCACCTACTCTTACAACAAATCatcatttttgttattgttttccaTCCAGCTAGTTTTAAAATCGTTTAACAGTATGCATTCTTGTTGGAAGCACAGAAGTTACTTTAGTAGTAGTATTAAGCACTAGTAAAGCTGCTCACCTTTTCAACTTGCGTTATATATTGTGCACTGGGGTGACTCCTTGAGCAGAACTAAACCATATTAAACAGCTTATACAAAACTATATTTCCTCAAAGAACACTTTGAGGTAAGAAAGAATGAGAAGGATACCTTCAAGTAGATGAGACTTTATGGCCTTAGCAGCGATTACTTCCCCTCCGCGCCTCTAGGTGACTGGGAAAACATCGAGTCTTTTGGCAGTTATTTTTCGTCCAAATAAATCATTCCACCAACACTGCTCTTCTAGACAATTGCAAAGTAAATAAAGCTTTCTGTCATGTGCTCTTAACATCTTATGCTGAAAGCAGTGGCAGAGCACCTAGTGGAAGACATGATAAGCATGCTCAGTAGCTCATGCAGAGTGTAAGTATACTCCTATTAAAAGCTGGTTGGATCTGAGAGGAGAAAGTGTTAGTCTAAACAACCAACTATATATGGTTGTCCCCAGTGAGGTTACTTCTTTCCCTTTGAGGTATATTCCATGTTCACGTGTGCTGGTTCTCATAGTTGCTCTTAAGTTTCCAAAGATCAAGAAAATTCCTCTGTTAGGTATGTATATGTCACATATAAAACATGTGCCACATATAAGACCTGGAAGCTATTTCTATCATGCAAGAGTTAAGAATTATGATGCTATTTTTAGGATATCCCTGTGTCTACAGCTGTAGACATCAAGGGTAGAAACTCCCTCTTATACAAACAGCAGCAACTGGACCGATGCCTTAGACCTCTGTGTTAATGCTGTGAACAAATGTTCTTCATTTTGCAGGGGTGAAGTCATAGCCAAAGCCGGGGCTGAGGAAACAGTTATATACACAGATATAGGTAAGCATTtggtttttttcctgcttgctttCTTGGACAGGGCCTAAGACTGGAgagactgtttctttttttaatggcCATGGCCTTGTTCCTGCAGTTACAGATGATGCAGTGTTGCCAGCCCTTCTCGACTTTTGCTAGACTGcagcaaaaacaaagcactaCCAGGACTAGAATATTCCAGTTTCCTTACTTATGAGGAAGCTGCTACCTACCTTAGGAGAGAGCAAAGCTGAGgcttccttccccagctgctcaGTTGCTGTGCCCTATGGACTCATTCTCCATGAAAGTTGCTCTTTTCCTACCTTGTCTGAGACAAGTCCTGCTGTTAAAACTGCTGTTTTAATAgctctttcttccccctccagATCTGAAGAAACTTGCAGAAATCCGTCAACAAATCCCTATATTAAGCCAGAAGCGCTGTGATCTCTACGGCATAGAGATGAAAAAGTGACACCAGGTGAACGGGAAAAGTTCAAGTGGCACAATGACTTGCTTTCATCGTCAGGATTCCCTTACTGGTTGCTTGACAGGCTACTGCTAAATGTCATagttaattaaaagcaaaacaacttgTTGGTATAATTCTAAAATTGATTCAGATACAACTTCTGTATCTCCTTATACTTCATTTTATAGTATTTAACAGCTAGGATGAAGCTGGAGGTGAAATCACCTCAGCTCAGAAGCAGTTAACAATAATCTTTATTCGTCATAATGTTTTagttacttttttatttcacttttaattttctggggcttATATATAGGATGTAGCGGTGGGAACCACGTTCCCTCTGAAAATCATCTCAAGTCAATTTTAGTATTATGCACTTTTCACTGATTACTAGATAATCTAGAAGTACGTGTATGACTCCTCCACGTCTGTCTGTCTTAACTGTATGTGCCTCAACAACTCAATTTTCTTAGCTGTCCAACTTCAAACCAGGCAAGCTTAAAATTTAACATACTAAGTAAAATATGCCAAATTCTGCTCTGTACTACTTAAGGACAATGCAAGAAGCAGCCAAACAGAACTAGTACTGTACAAGGAACTGTAACGTTTTGGTGCATGCATCCTGTCTGGAAGATATATATTAAATTCTTATTACAATTCCTGTTTATTGCTGAATTGATGTGgattaatgttttattaaagcATTTCACATGTCACCACACCTGTGCTCTATTTACTGCTTCCTTAATACAATGTCCGAGTTGGCTTTAGTTTCACAGTCGGGCTGTCTTCTAACTGAAGTCAGTCAAAAGGGCTAGAAAACTTCTTGCACTAATTAAGTCTTTCTGCCCCAAGTCTCACAGATGTTCAGCAAAACCAGCACCTGCTTTCTACAAGCATTATTGCTACCAAGGGCCAACTTTCACCAGCTGCATGGGAAATGGGCCTCACTCCATTGCTCTTGCTGAATTGATCAGCAAACTAAttaaaaaacttaaaaccagTCTAAAATTTTGTACGAATGACTTTTTCTTAGAAGGCCAGCACCTCGGTGTTTCCTTTTCTAATGTAAAAAGATAGTTTTTCCCTTCTTGGGAGTCAAAAAGCAGCACCTACGTCTGCACTTTCGGTTCTCCAGCAGCAAAAAGGCACCAGAGGCAAAAGGAGACTTCAGaatacagaaaagcagagcatCAGAGAGAGGCTTTTGTTCCATCTAGCCAGTTTCACCCCAAACCACTGTACCTGTTTCTTCACATTCAGCCATCCTCTTCTTCCCCCAGCTATCctcttgccttttttatttcctctgagTTCTCTGGGATGGATCAGCTGTGTGTGGTTTATAGAGGCCTCAGCCACCTATGGGGAAATTAATGGTTAAATTGAGCCAAACCCAGAGGAGTCTATCCCCTACAAGCAAGGTCTCATCATTCCACTCAGTGGCATTATCTATTCCAGCAGGCATTTTGTGTCTCTGCTTTCACAGCATTTTGGTATACATACAGTACTGGAACTCTTAAAAAGCACGCCACAGAGCACAAGGTGAAATGAAGATTtatttgttgaaaaataaatataaaaaattaacaATTTGCTATTTGAGTTAGGTCTCCTGCATTAAATCAGTACCTGCCACATACACAAAAATCAGCATGGATGATGGCCATCACAGCAATCTAACTTCTAAACCACAGCAACTCTTATACAGCCATATTTTTTCTAAACTACTGTATCTGTCTTCCCTACCACCCCCAACCTCTATAGTATTTTAATATGCAGCAGAACAGGAACTAGACGCTTATCTTTGGAGGATTAAAGAAATGCACGATTCTCAAGGGCTACCCACTTGATTTTGGAAGTGTAAGCTGCAATCTGCCATAAACAAATCTGGGGCATGTACCATCCTCCCCTGGCTTTCCAAATGGAGAATGGGCGAGAATCGGTAGTGGACTACTTTGGTGAACTAAGCTTTAGAGGTGACACGGGTTCAGTCCCACTCAGTCTGTCAAGACAAGTTCTGAGCACCTTTTCTTAGGAGGCTATTTTAGGAGTCTCTGGTAAGATTCCCTCAGAAGTGATACCAATGGACTGAGAATTCTGGGGGAgttacaaacaaaaaagtacacAACTGGTTCTCAAGTAGGTAGGAGCTAAAGCAGTCAGTACTCAGTCTTATGGTGGCAAAAGACAGGCACTTTAAGTATTCACATTATACATATGCACCAATATTTTAAGTATATAAAACGAACCACCAGCAGCCCTGTAACGGCTACAGAAGTTCAGCCTGCAAGGATTTCAATGGATTTTAAAGAAATGGTAGAAAACATAGTAATGCCTGTTTTAACTAGATTCAGCAGGAGAGTTATTACCACTGCAGTG encodes the following:
- the NIT2 gene encoding omega-amidase NIT2 isoform X3: MCSPTAQDFRLALIQLHVSAVKSDNIQRACGLVREASAKGAKVVALPECFNSPYGTQYFKEYAEKIPGESTQKLSEVAKECSIYLVGGSIPEEDGGKLYNTCTVFGPDGAMLAKHRKIHLFDIDIPGKIQFKESETLSPGNSFSMFDTPYCKVGLGICYDIRFAELAQIYGQNGCQLLIYPGAFNLTTGPAHWELLQRGRAVDNQVYVATISPARDEKASYVAWGHSTVVNPWGEVIAKAGAEETVIYTDIDLKKLAEIRQQIPILSQKRCDLYGIEMKK
- the NIT2 gene encoding omega-amidase NIT2 isoform X2, yielding MQPARGAMAHFRLALIQLHVSAVKSDNIQRACGLVREASAKGAKVVALPECFNSPYGTQYFKEYAEKIPGESTQKLSEVAKECSIYLVGGSIPEEDGGKLYNTCTVFGPDGAMLAKHRKIHLFDIDIPGKIQFKESETLSPGNSFSMFDTPYCKVGLGICYDIRFAELAQIYGQNGCQLLIYPGAFNLTTGPAHWELLQRGRAVDNQVYVATISPARDEKASYVAWGHSTVVNPWGEVIAKAGAEETVIYTDIDLKKLAEIRQQIPILSQKRCDLYGIEMKK
- the NIT2 gene encoding omega-amidase NIT2 isoform X1: MAMYGSQVTSLHLNVFPVLGDFFQSHTNCKMSWKLFVYILLIYFRLALIQLHVSAVKSDNIQRACGLVREASAKGAKVVALPECFNSPYGTQYFKEYAEKIPGESTQKLSEVAKECSIYLVGGSIPEEDGGKLYNTCTVFGPDGAMLAKHRKIHLFDIDIPGKIQFKESETLSPGNSFSMFDTPYCKVGLGICYDIRFAELAQIYGQNGCQLLIYPGAFNLTTGPAHWELLQRGRAVDNQVYVATISPARDEKASYVAWGHSTVVNPWGEVIAKAGAEETVIYTDIDLKKLAEIRQQIPILSQKRCDLYGIEMKK